GCGACTCCAGTGCATGCAGACCGATGAGACGCAAGCCATGCTCTTTGCCTGCAGCCAGCAATGCTTCCAGCAAATGCCGCTGATAAGCGAGCGGATGATAGAGTTCCCAACCAAGCTCGCCTTCGTAATTAACGCGCAGTAGACGCACGTCACTGGCAAGCCCGACCGTTCCCGACTTGATGCCAAACCACGGAAATACCTCGTTGGACAGATCAATCTCTGTCAGCGACTGCAGAACCTCGCGCGCCTTCGGGCCGACGATGGTGAAGCAGCCACGGTCATTGGTAACGTTGCGCAAGCTCACGCTGCCGTCCTTGGGCAGAAGCTTTGACAGATCATCGAAATTCCAGCGTTCGGCACGCGGTGTGGAAATCATATAAAAGTTGTCATCATCCATGCGAGCAACGACATATTCGGCCTGCACTCCGCCCGTTTTCGTCAGATGATGGGCCAGATTAACCCGGCCCACTTTCGGCAGTCGATTAGCAAGAATACCATCAAGCCACGCTTCTGCACCTGGACCACTGACTTCAAACTTGGTCATGGGCGTCATCTCGACGAGGCCTACCGCATTGCGCACGGCCTCGACTTCCTCGGCAACATACTTGCCCTTTTCAGTCCAGCGCCAGCTGTACTGATCCTTGGCTTCCACGCCCTTCGGTGCAAACCAGTTCGGCATTTCCCAGCCATTGAGGCAGCCCCAAACTGCTCCGAGCTCAGTCAGCCGATCATAGGACGGCGCTGTTTTCTGCGGACGCGCTGCAGGCATATCCTGACCCGGATAATGCTGATCCGCATGAGTACCCCATGCTTCTCGCACCTTTTCACGGGTCCAGTTCTTGTTGGCATAATCACCGAAGCGGCGCGGGTCGAGTTCGCTCGTATCGATACTGTTGCTTCCTTCAACGATGCGCTCAGAGAGATAGTAGCCGATAGCACCACCCCACAGAATTCCGCCAGGCACACCTTCTGCGAGCCAGACATTATCCAACCCCCAAGCAGGCCCGACCAGCGGCAACTCGTCGGCTGTCATCTGGAATGGTCCGCGCACATTGGCCTTAATGCCAACGCGGCCAAGCGTTGGCACAAGTTCCATCGCCCGTTCCCAATTCCACGAAACGGAGTCAAAATCTTCTTCCAGCAGGTCGGCACCGAACCACTCAGGCACACCGTTTTCAGCAAACAACTTCAGATGTTCGGTCTTTTCGTAAGGTCCAAACATCAGGCCATCGCCCTCTTCGCGCAGGTAGCCTTCAAAACCTTCATCACGCAGGATCGGCATTTCCGGCAAGCCCTGACGCTTGCGCTCAATCACTTCGGGTACGGCATCGGTGATCCAGTACTGGTGGACAATCGGAATTGCCGGAATATCAAGCCCAAGCATCGCGCCGGTCTGACGAGCATAGTTGCCGGTGGCTGAAATGATGTGCTCGCAGATGATGTCACCATTATTGGTTTTCACCTTCCACTCGCCGCTCGGCAGACGCTCGAAGCCATTTACCTGTGTGTTGAGGTAAATCTTGGCACCATTGTCGCGTGCACCCTTGGCAAGCGCCATGGTCACGTCAGCAGGCGCGATATGGCCATCGTCAGGATGATAGAGTGCGCCAAGCATATCAGGATTGTTTTCAAGCAAAGGCCATAACTCACGAGCACGAGCCGGAGACACGAGTTCTGCCCGAATGCCCTGCACCTCGGCGACACTCATATAGCTTTTATATTCGTCAAGCCGGTCGCGTGTGTTGGCAATGCGCAGCTGTCCGCATTTGTGCCAGCCAACATGTTGTCCTGTCTCGGCTTCCAACCCTTCATAAATCTCGATCGACTTGTTGATCATTCGACCGATATTGATGTTGCGTGCATAAGAAGGGATCAGGCCCGCGGCGTGCCATGTCGAACCGGCGGTAAGCTGGGTACGTTCCAACAGAACGACGTCTGACCAACCTCGTTTTGCCAGACCGTATAGAATTGAGGCACCAACGCACCCTCCCCCGATGACCACCGCGCGTGCATGAGTCTGCATTCCAAGTTCCCTTCCATGTCATATTTTGTGGGGACGACCAGCGATCAGACTGAGCAGCCAGACGGTCCCGTTTGGCATTACATTACAGAGGGTTCTCGACGCTGTGAGCTTGATAAAAAATCCGCATAGGTATAACTTCAGATTATGCATAGACTCCGCTCGCTGATCCCCTCTGCCAACTATCTTTTCGTGTTTGAGGCGGCGGCTCGCCGTCTAAGCTTCACGGCGGCTGCAGAAGAGCTGAATGTCAGCCAGCCCGCAGTGAGCAAGACCATCAAATTGTTAGAGGAAGCGACCGGTCTAAAGCTTTTCAGGCGCGACCGCAGTCGTCTGGAGCTGACAGCTGAGGGGCAAAGGCTTTATCGCGAAACGCAGGAAGCGTTCGATCATCTGCACATGGTCATCTCTTCCATGCGCAAGAAGCATTCGCGCGACATTATTCGGGTGTCGTTCTCGTCGTCTTTTGTGCAGCTCTGGTTGCTGCCGCGTTTGAAAAGCTTCAAGGAAAAACATCCCGATGTGGCCCTTCGCATCGAGGAAAGCAGCCGGGACGATCAGGATATGCTCGAAGAAGACATCGACGTTTCGGCCCGGCTAGGGAATGGCAAGTGGCCCGGCATCCATTCATGGCCTTTTGTGACCGAGGAAGTATGGCTTGTTTGCAGCCCGTCCTATCTGGAAGAACACGGAGCAATCAAATCCCCGCAGGACCTCCTCAACCACACATTATTGCATTTCGAGGAACGGCATCGGTCGCGGCTTGGATGGCGAGAATGGCTTGAACGAAGCGGTGTACCCAACCCGCGTATAGAGCAAGACTTTGTCTTCACCGACGCGCTTAGTTCCATTGAAGCCGCAGTATTTGGACAGGGCATCGCACTTGGCTGGAAGCATCTCGTTCGTGACCACATCGCGGCCGGTCGTCTCGTCCCCGCAATCGATATTTTCAACCGATCCGGTGATATTATTCATCTTGTCATGCCAGCCCAGCGCCCACCAAAACGAGGCGCTGAACTGTTTCGCGACTGGTTGCTGGAACAAGGCGCAGATGCCGAATTTGGCATTTAAAACCTATCCCGAAAATCGCTTCGAACTTTTGCTGGGAACGCTTTGATTATTGTGCAAACACAACGGTTTTATGCCCATTCAGCATAACGCGGTTTTCTGCATGCATCTTTACCGCGCGCGCCAGAACCCGGCTCTCGATATCACGACCCGTTGCCACAAAATCCTCAGCACTCATGGAGTGCGTCACCCGCTCGGTTTCCTGTTCGATAATAGGGCCTTCATCAAGGTCTGGCGTTACATAATGCGCGGTCGCACCAATTAGTTTCACGCCGCGTTCGAATGCCTGATGATACGGCTTGGCACCCTTGAAGGATGGCAAAAACGAATGATGAATATTGATGATTTTGCCGAACAGACGGTTCGAAAGATTATCTGAGAGCACCTGCATATAGCGGGCGAGCACAACCAGATCAGCCTGGCTTTCCCGCACGAGATCAAGCAACCGCGCCTCTTGCTCAGCCTTGTTATCTTTATTCACGGCCCAATAATGATATGGAATTTGAGCGCTTGCGGCAGTCTCTCGGCTATCCTCGTGGTTAGACACCACGGCGACAATATCGGCATTCAGCCAACCAACCCGGATTTGATAGAGAAGATGCAACATGGCATGGTCGAACTTCGACACCATAAGCACGATCTTTGGTTTGCGGTTCGCGTCAGCAACCGTGAATTTCATACCAAATCGTTCGCCGGCTGGCTTCAATGCGTGCTCTATGGCATCGCGTGACATGCCAAGCGGAGCAGTGAAAGCGATGCGCATGAAAAAGCGGTTGGTCAGCTTGTCACGGAACTGATTGCTTTCGGCAATGTTGCCCCCCACTGCGGCAAGTTCGGTTGTGATTGCCGCCACGATACCAGGCTTGTCATCACAATCCAGCGTCAGAACAAAAAGTGTAGGATCGATGCTGGCCACGGGCCGCACCTTGACTGACATGTCATTCATGATTGTTCTTTCTGAAATTTCACGAGCCTTTGGCGGATTTGCCGAAAGCGTAGTCACCAACCTTGGGCACGAATTTCGAAGGCATATAACCGTTCGGCTTATCGCCAACTGAAACACCCGTATTGAGGATACCCGCCTGATAATCTGGGACAAACAGCGAGTACGGATAAGTCGGTTGGATCGCACTCGCCTCATCCAGCTTCATGCGCAGTTCGTCGGGGATCGTAAACGCAAGCGCACCGAGATTATCATCCAGCTGGGTAAGCTTGCTTGCGCCGATGATAGCGGCGCCAATACCGGGCTGAGTGACGACCCAGTTAAGTGCGATCTGAGCCATTGATTTTCCCATAGCGTCGGACGCTTCAGAAAGTGCAGCAACGATACGCATATTGCGCTGAGTGAAGAGCCCTAACCCCTCAGCATTATTGCGATTGAGACGCCCCTCACCGCCCGCACGGTATTTGCCAGACAGAAGCCCCATAGCCAATGGACTCCAGGCGGTAATGCCCATTCCAAGATTCTGTCCGAGTGGCACAAATTCCTGTTCAATGCTGCGTTCGGCCAGCGAATACGGCAGCTGCAGGCTGATCGGTTGCGACAGTGCATGTGCTTCCGCCCATGTTTGCGCCCGCGCCGCATACCAGGACGGCACATCGGACAGGCCACAATAACGGATTTTACCAGCGCGTATCAGATCATCGAAGCCGCGCATCACTTCTTCCACAGGGGTCATACCGTCCCATGTGTGTACCATATAAAGATCGATGTAATCGGTCTTCAGACGTTTCAGCGACTGGTCAACAGCACGCATCATGTTCTTGCGACTATTGCCACCCGCATTGGCATTGCCGGGCTGGAGATTGTTCGAATATTTGGTCGCAATCACTACCTGATCACGACTCGCAGTTTCCGTGACGAACTTGCCAACCAGAGTTTCGCTGAGCCCCGCGCCATAGGAGTCTGCAGTATCGATGAAATTGCCACCCACCTCCAGATAACGATTGAAGATGGTGCGGGCATTGTCTTCATCTGTGCCCCAAGAGCCGCCGATCCCTCTCACGCCCCCATTGCCAAACGTCATCGCGCCAAGCGCAAGACGGCTTACGCGCAGCCCGGATCGGCCAAGGAGGAAATAGTGATCAAGCGACATCGGGAAGCTCCTCTTTATCAAGCGGATTACATGAAGCCTTGATAAGGACGACAAGCAACAGTCTGCTGGACATAATTGATCATTGAGATGAAATCGAAAACTGGCCTACCCGTCACCTTCTGCACGGCATGTGCATAGGGTGGCAGATCACTGCATTCGAGCAGAATAGAGCGTACTTCCGGATTATCGCGAACCAGTTTTTTGGCAACTTCACAAACTTCGTGTTCGATTGCTGCTGAATCAAGAGTTCCTTTTTCTTCAAGGATCGCTTCGCGAAACTCGGCCTGATCTTCCATTCCAGCCAACACAACCGGGATCGTATCCGGGATGCCACTCGCAGCGAAATGGCGGGGTGTCAGGCGTTCTGCATTGGCAGTGATAACGCCCACCGTGCCACGCGCCACTGCATGCATGAACGGGATCTGCATCAGGCTCGACAGAAAGACCGGAATATCGACAGCTTCCGCAACCTCTTCCTGAAAATAAGCCATGAACCCACAAGCACCTGTAATGGCTTTGACACCGCGTCCTTGCAGCTCAAGCGCCGCTTCCACGAAAGCTTCGCGCAGCGCCGGATCACGCTGGTTCAGCAGACGATCAATGGACGCGCCGCGCACCTCCTGATAACGCACCGGATATTTATATGTAGTCGCATTGCCGACATTGCCGGGCACACAGGGATAGGCGGCATCCAGAATGAGGATGCCGACCTGTTCCCCATACCACGACTGGCTGTTTCGGCTGACCGCGTAAACAGTCATCGTTGCAGTCTCCGATATGAATTTGGTTGAGGTGGATGCAGCAGCAATCCGCTGCATCAAGTCGTAATCTTATCGACTATTCGATAAGCTTCGGAGCGCCAGTGTCCCCAATGCTTTCATCAAGACCATAGGATTCCAGGATTTTGGCAATCGTGCCATCCTTGTGCATCTCTTCGATATTCGCATCGAGCGCGGCGCCAAAATCCGTTGCACTTTTAGCGTAAGGCAAGCTTGCCTGTGCCGCTTCCTTAGTGGCTCGAATGCGATCGTCAGGCTGCGCAATCTCAACCTTGATGTCTTTCAAGTTGCCATTCTTGGCAGCATAAGCACCTGTCGAATAACCGTCGATACCAACATCAATACGACCGGAGGCGAGATCCTGATGCATGTTCACCGAGTTCGGATAAAGGCGAAGATTGGTACCCAACAGTTTTTTGGCATCTGTCACCCAGAGATAGCCCTGAACAGTGCCGACATTCTTGCCAACCAGTTCTTCGACGGTCTTGATCCCATCCTTGGAATAAAGGCCCATCTGATCCTTATAAAGCGGATAGGAAAGGTTCATCACCTTGGCGCGCTCGGCTGTGCGATACCAGTCACCGGTGGTAATATCGGCCTGACCAGACAGAACATACTGAATTGCCGCGGCCGGATCGACCGCAACAGGCTTCAACGTCAGACATTCGCGTTTGGCGAATTCTGTCGCGATATCGCCATCCAGCCCACTCATTTTGCCGCTTTCATCCATGAATGAATGCGGTGCATAGGTGGTGACGGCAATCGTCAATGTTCCCGGCGTAATGGTTTTAAACTCATGCTTCGGCTTGCAATCCTGTGCTAAGGCTGTTGCTGACAGCCCCATCAGAATGGCAACACTGATAATACTTTTGCGAATGATCCCGTTATTCATGTGCGACTCCCCTTTTGTTATTGTGAATTATCGCGCGGCATAAGCGGATGACCGCTTCTCCACGTAAGATACGATCCATGCCGCCGGAACGCAGATCGTGGCATAGAGCAACCCTGCCAACATCAGCGCGGGCATATAGCGGAATGTGTTGGCGCCAATTTCATAGGCATTGCTCACGAGTTCTGGCAGCGCGATAGTGAAACAGAGCGAGGTGCTCTGAAAGATCAGGATGGCAAAGCCCAACAGCGCAGGCAGCGCCACTCGCAAGGCCTGTGGCAACAAAACAAAGCGCAACTCATCCAGCATACTGAAACCCATTGCTTCAGCTGCTTCTCGCTGACCATGATGGATCGATTGCAGGCTGGCGCGTATGATTTCACTCGTATAGGCGCCGGTGTTCCAGGCCAAACCTATAACTGCTGCCGCAAAAGACGTCATTGTCAGTCCTGTTGAGGGCAGGCCGAAATACATGAACTGCAGAAGAACCAATGCGGGCGCACCACGGCCAATTTCAACCAGAAACAGGCTTACATAACGCGCAGTACGAGATTTGGCACCAACACCGAGCGCCAAACCAAGTCCAAGCGGAATGCCGATGGCGAGACTTAAAGCGGCAACCTGCAGACTGATTTTAAGGCCACCAAGAAGCGCTGGCATCCATTCGTAAAACTCATCCAGGGTGGGAAACATCAGCGGGCCACCTTTGCTCTCAAATAGCTGTCAGCAGAACGCGACAACCACGCAACCGGAAGGCTCAGGAAAATGTAGAACAGGCCAACCAGCGCGAAAACTTCAATGCCCTTGAAGGTAAGCTGCGATAACTGATTGCCGCGAAAAGCCAGATCCGCAACGCCGATGGTCGATGCGACAGCCGTTTCCTTCATAAGCCCTATCAGATAGCTCGCAGCCGAAGGCAGCGCGACCCGAAATGCCTGCGGAGCGACTACGTCAATCAATGTAAATCTGGTGCCGAGATTGAGAGCCGTTGCCGCCTCCCACTGACCATGATGGAGTGACGTCAGCGCACCGCGATAGATCTCAGCCATATTGGCCGACGCAATCAGGCCAAGGCCGATCAACGCTGCGACAAAAGGATTGATCGGCATGATGCCCATACCGATGCCGAAGAAAATAATGAAGAGCCACAGAATGGGCGGAAGAGCGCGCACGACCTGAATGAGGAAAGCCGCAATCCAACGTGTAGGTGCGAAGCTGGCTCTGCGTGCAGCCAATAATGGCACGCCGAGAATACAGCCGATGCCAAACGAACCTAGCGTTAAAGCAAGTGTCCAGGGCAAGCCACTCAGGATGAGAAGAACATTGTCTGCTGTCATCTGTCATGCACCGCACGAAGAAATCGCTTCGTGCGCTCCTCTTGCGGATTACGCATGATTTCTTTCGACGCACCTTTTTCTATGATCTTACCTTCGGCCATGATCATGACAGTGTCCGAAACATTTTCGGCAAAACCCATTTCATGCGTGACAACCAGCATCGTCATGCCGCTTTCAGCCAATTCACGCATCACAGCCAAAACTTCGAGGCCAAGTTCAGGATCGAGTGCGGAAGTCGGCTCATCGAATAGCATCACCTGCGGATCAAGCGCCAGCGAGCGCGCAATCGCGATACGCTGCTGCTGTCCGCCAGAACAACGCCCCGGATATTGAGTTGCTTTATCGGCAAGTCCGACACGCTCCAGCAGTTGAAGCGCCCTTTCATCAGCCTCAGCACGGCTACGCCCCAACACGCGCTCCTGCGGCAAGCTGACATTGCGTAGAACGCTCATATGCGGAAATAAGTTGAACGACTGGAACACCATCCCAACCGTGTTACGCAACTCTTTCAGCTGGTCCTTACGTGGCTGTTGCGTAGCATCAAGCTTCACCTTGCCCACCGCAATTAAGCCGCCGTCTGGCTGCTCCAGATAATTGATACAGCGCAACAACGTACTTTTGCCTGAACCGCTGGGACCGATGATTGCAAGGACCTCGCCCTGTGCGACATCCAGATCGATATTTTCGAGAACGCGATGTGCGCCGAAATGCTTGCTAAGCCTTTCAAGGCGAATAAGTTTTGGTGAGAGAGCGGTCAAAGTCGCCGTGTCAGACACCTGTGTCGGTCGCATTGCGTTCAACAAGAAAACTCCCCATTTTGATCGTTCATCACGATTGTTCCATCGTTCCGCGACGTGCAGATTTCTAATTCCTGCAGCAGGTGCTGGAGTATTTATAGTGCTAACGGCTGTTTCGTATTTTTTTGCCGTCAGTGTTCCCTTGGTTAGTCACGATAGTCCCGGCCCAACAGATTACAAATGCAAAAAATATCCGCACAGTCATAACCTGAAGTGATACCGCCTTATGTCAGGCTATAGCACTTTGCCAAGCCGCAATCCGTCATAGATTGCAGCATGTGTATTGCGCGCAGAAACCGCATCACCAATCCGATAAAGTTCGAAGGCACTTTCTGGGTTTCTGACCAGTTTTTGCGGCCTTCTATCTATAAGCGCGTCGTAGTCGACTGCACCCATGTTCCGGGAAAGCGGTTTAAGGTCAAAATACAGATCATCCATCGGTCTTGTACCGTCATTGACAACGATCTGGTCGAATTCGCGCTCAAAACTGATACCGCCATAGTCGCTACCAATCTGCGCCATCAGCCTGTTATTGTCTCGGCGGATTGCCTCCAGACGATAGGCCACAGTAAATATCACATCCTTTTTCTGCAGGCTGCGCATATAGGGCACGAGATTCATGCCCATCACCTCAGGCGCAAAGGTGCGATCTGCTGTCATGATCTCTACTTTCCCACCTGAGTTCGTGATGAACTCGGAGGCCTGCAGCCCGGCATGATCACCTGCTTCATCGAATACCAGCACATTTGCGCCCGGTCGCACATCACCTGAGATTATGTCCCAGGCCGAAACCGCTAATTCATTACCCTCACGCAGGATTTGCACATCAGGCATGCCACCTGTGGCGATAACTGCCACATCGGGTGTTTCACCCAGCACAACATCGGCTTCTGCCCATGTATTGAAATGGAATTCGACGCCAAGTTTTTCGCATTGCGCCATGCGCCAGTCGATAATGCCCATCATTTCACGACGACGCGGGCTTTGAGCCGTTAATCGTACCTGTCCGCCGGGATGGTTTGCGGCCTCAAACACCGTAACCCTGTGACCGCGCTCAGCACTCACGCGCGCCACTTCCAAACCCGCTGGCCCAGCACCAACAACGACGACACGACGGCTTTGATCCGCTTTCTGCACCAAATGCGGCATGGTCAGTTCACGCCCTGTCGACGGATTATGGATGCAATAGGCAGAACCACCCTGATAGATGCGATCCAGACAGTAGTTGGCACCCACACAGGGGCGAATTTCCTCTTCCCGCTTTTCGATAATCTTGCGCACGATATGCGGGTCAGTCATATGCGCCCGCGTCATACCCACCATGTCGAGCTTGCCAGATGCAATCGCATGACGGGCTGTAGCTACATCCTGAATTTTCGCAGCATGAAAGGTTGCCATTCCAGTGCTTGCACGAATTTCGCCCGCGAAATCAAGATGTGGTGCACTAGGCATTCCTTGAATGGGGATAACATCCGTCAATCCGGCATCGGTTTCGATATGCCCGCGAATAACGTTGAGAAAATCGACAAGGCCGCTTTCCTTCAACTTGCGCGATATCTCAAGACCATCGGATTTCGTCAGCCCACCCTCGAGAACATCATCGGCAACATAGCGAATGCCGATCAAAAAATCAGGACCAACACGCTCCCGAATGGCATTCAATACCTGTAACGAAAAGCGCATACGATTATCTAGCGAGCCCCCATAATCGCCATCAAGCTCATTGGTTAGTGGCGACCAGAACTGGTCCAGCAAATGACCATAAGCTTCGAGTTCCAGCCCATCGAGACCAGCGGCCTTCATCCGTTCTGCAGCGTCGGCATAGTTGCCGATAATACGCTCAATATCCCATTCCTCGGCCTTCTTGGGATAGGCGCGATGAGCAGGCTCATGCTTGCTCGTCGATGAAAGTGAAGGCAACCAATCGCCCTTATCCCAACGCGTACGGCGGCCAAGATGAGTGAGCTGGATCATTACTGCCGCGCCGTACTCATGACACTCGTCAGCAAGATCGCGCAGCCACGGCACCACCTCATCCTTATAAGCAAGCACGTTGTTGAACGCCGGTGGACTATCCCTTGAAACGGCTGCCGAACCGGCCGTCATCGTCAAAGCAATGCCAGCTTTGGCACGCTCGACATGATAGGCACGATAACGCTCCTTGGGCATGCCATCTTCGGCATAGGCTGGTTCATGAGAGGTAAGCATGATGCGATTGCGAAGCGTCAGATGCTTGATCTGAAGCGGCTGCAGCAGCGGATCGACTGACATATCAAAAGTTCCCATTTTATGATTTTTTATGAGCTAAGTATAAATGTACATAACTGTCAATTTAATAATCATAGATGTACATTGCCCTTGCCAAACCAGTGTTGTCTGGTAAGAATTCAACAATGGAACAGGTCACAACGAGTGATGCAGGATGGCGCGGCTCGCCGGATTTATGGCTTCAGGCAGCCTATGATGCGCTGATTGAAAACGGCGTTGACGCTGTCCGCATTCTACCGCTTGCAAAGACACTCGATATTTCGCGCACGAGTTTTTATTGGTTCTTCAAAGATCGCGAAGAGCTGCTCGACGCTCTCACCGCACGCTGGCGCGATAAAAATACGGGCGCCCTTTTGCGCCAGACTGACGCCTATGCGGAAACCATCGAAGAAGCTGTTTTGAACGTCTTTGACTGTTGGCTGAACCGCGATTTGTTTGATCCAGCGTTCGAATTCGCAATTAGAAGCTGGGCTTTACAATCCGCACAGGTCGAGGAGGAGGTGCGCGAAGCCGACGCCTCTCGGCTTGAAGGTTTGACCCGCATGTTTGAGCGTTTCGGGTTTGATAAAGCTATCGCAGATGTTCGCGCACGCACGATCTATCTCGTGCAGATCGGCTATATTTCAATGCGGACGCAGGAAGAAACTGAGGTGCGCCTCGCGCGCATTCCTCATTATGTGCAAGCCTTCACCGGCCAAACACCACAGCAAAGGGAACTCGACAGGTTTTTATCGAGGCACTCGTTGAACAGATACTGATAAGGCTCAAAAGGCCGGAAGGATGCTCGACGAGCACATGCCTGCTTTTTCAACTTTAAAACTGTCATCAGTATTTTTTTGCTGATCTGGCCATTGCCTGCAAAATGATGACCGTCGATGCCGCACCGGGGTCCATGTGACCGAGCGAGCGTTCGCGCAAGCGCGCGGCACGCCCCTTGGTGGCAATCATCGAGCGGGTCGTATTGGCGCCAGCCGTGGCAGCTGCCACAACCTTGTCCCAGAATTCAGTAGAACTTCTATTTTCGGCGACTGCCGCTTGAGCGGCCTCAGCGGCTGGCAGCCAAGCGTCAAGCATTGTCTTGTCACCACGTTGACCGTGACCACGCTCGCGAATACCCACCCCGATAGCTTCAATAATGGCCGCAGAAGTGGCAAGATCGAGATCATTATGGCCTGCTGTTGCTCGCGCTGCACGACGAAAACCCGTGGCATAAAGCGGACCCGTCGATGCGCCGACCGCATTGATGAAGGCTGTTGCTGCCGTATTGAGAACCGTCGAAATATCTGTGTCATCCAGATTGAGCTTGGACAACTCGCTCCGCACAGTTTGAAAGCCCAGTGCCATTGTCGTTCCATGGTCGCCGTCGCCGATTGCACCGTCGAGTTCGGACAGCCGATCACGGTCAGCTTCTATAGCTGCAGAAACAGCATCAAACATATGGGCAAGACGACGAGCAGCAGTTTCCGACATGGATTTTCTCCTCAAACCTTACAACTGCAACGCGCGTCGCTCATCATAAGGCGTATGCTAATTTACTTTCAGGCAGAGTGAAACGATAGAACTCAAACACAGCGTTTAGCTGATTTTGAGGCTCGCCGTTTCACAAGGATGCAGCAACAAATCCGTCAATTCCTGATCGAGGTGCATGATGGATATCGACGCCCCAACCATATCCAGAGACGTGCAATAGTGTCCGATCCAGTTGGCTTCAATGTGAATATTCTTCGCTTCAAGCCGCTGTGCCACGCGCCTATAAAGAACATACAGTTCCATCAACGGCGTCGCTCCGAATGAATTGACCAAGACTGCGACGCGGTCACCTGAGACGGCCTTCATTTCATTGAAAATTCTGTCCATGATGCTATCGACGATTTCGTCAGCCTGTCGGATGCGGTCACGCGAAACACCCGGCTCGCCATGAATACCGACGCCTATTTCCATGTCTTCGGGACCAATCTCGAAATTGTGCCGACCAGTTTGCGGCAAAGAGCCTGGTTCCAGCGCCACACCTATGGTGTAAGTGCGCGCATTGGCTTTGCGTGTCGCGATCTCGCAGGCTTCCAGTGAAAGCCCTTTGTCGCAGGCCGCACCTGCCACTTTAAAGACAAAGAAGTTGCCTGCCACACCACGCCGTCCGTCCTTGTCATCTATCGGCGATGAAGCAATGTCATCGGTGGTCAGAACGGTCCTGATCCGAATGCCCTTCTCCTCGGCCATTTCGGCCGCCATCTCGAAGTTCATGACGTCGCCTGCGTAGTTACCATAG
The genomic region above belongs to Ochrobactrum quorumnocens and contains:
- a CDS encoding transporter substrate-binding domain-containing protein, which codes for MNNGIIRKSIISVAILMGLSATALAQDCKPKHEFKTITPGTLTIAVTTYAPHSFMDESGKMSGLDGDIATEFAKRECLTLKPVAVDPAAAIQYVLSGQADITTGDWYRTAERAKVMNLSYPLYKDQMGLYSKDGIKTVEELVGKNVGTVQGYLWVTDAKKLLGTNLRLYPNSVNMHQDLASGRIDVGIDGYSTGAYAAKNGNLKDIKVEIAQPDDRIRATKEAAQASLPYAKSATDFGAALDANIEEMHKDGTIAKILESYGLDESIGDTGAPKLIE
- a CDS encoding amino acid ABC transporter permease gives rise to the protein MFPTLDEFYEWMPALLGGLKISLQVAALSLAIGIPLGLGLALGVGAKSRTARYVSLFLVEIGRGAPALVLLQFMYFGLPSTGLTMTSFAAAVIGLAWNTGAYTSEIIRASLQSIHHGQREAAEAMGFSMLDELRFVLLPQALRVALPALLGFAILIFQSTSLCFTIALPELVSNAYEIGANTFRYMPALMLAGLLYATICVPAAWIVSYVEKRSSAYAAR
- a CDS encoding amino acid ABC transporter permease, which translates into the protein MTADNVLLILSGLPWTLALTLGSFGIGCILGVPLLAARRASFAPTRWIAAFLIQVVRALPPILWLFIIFFGIGMGIMPINPFVAALIGLGLIASANMAEIYRGALTSLHHGQWEAATALNLGTRFTLIDVVAPQAFRVALPSAASYLIGLMKETAVASTIGVADLAFRGNQLSQLTFKGIEVFALVGLFYIFLSLPVAWLSRSADSYLRAKVAR
- a CDS encoding amino acid ABC transporter ATP-binding protein, which gives rise to MRPTQVSDTATLTALSPKLIRLERLSKHFGAHRVLENIDLDVAQGEVLAIIGPSGSGKSTLLRCINYLEQPDGGLIAVGKVKLDATQQPRKDQLKELRNTVGMVFQSFNLFPHMSVLRNVSLPQERVLGRSRAEADERALQLLERVGLADKATQYPGRCSGGQQQRIAIARSLALDPQVMLFDEPTSALDPELGLEVLAVMRELAESGMTMLVVTHEMGFAENVSDTVMIMAEGKIIEKGASKEIMRNPQEERTKRFLRAVHDR
- a CDS encoding NADH:flavin oxidoreductase; the protein is MSVDPLLQPLQIKHLTLRNRIMLTSHEPAYAEDGMPKERYRAYHVERAKAGIALTMTAGSAAVSRDSPPAFNNVLAYKDEVVPWLRDLADECHEYGAAVMIQLTHLGRRTRWDKGDWLPSLSSTSKHEPAHRAYPKKAEEWDIERIIGNYADAAERMKAAGLDGLELEAYGHLLDQFWSPLTNELDGDYGGSLDNRMRFSLQVLNAIRERVGPDFLIGIRYVADDVLEGGLTKSDGLEISRKLKESGLVDFLNVIRGHIETDAGLTDVIPIQGMPSAPHLDFAGEIRASTGMATFHAAKIQDVATARHAIASGKLDMVGMTRAHMTDPHIVRKIIEKREEEIRPCVGANYCLDRIYQGGSAYCIHNPSTGRELTMPHLVQKADQSRRVVVVGAGPAGLEVARVSAERGHRVTVFEAANHPGGQVRLTAQSPRRREMMGIIDWRMAQCEKLGVEFHFNTWAEADVVLGETPDVAVIATGGMPDVQILREGNELAVSAWDIISGDVRPGANVLVFDEAGDHAGLQASEFITNSGGKVEIMTADRTFAPEVMGMNLVPYMRSLQKKDVIFTVAYRLEAIRRDNNRLMAQIGSDYGGISFEREFDQIVVNDGTRPMDDLYFDLKPLSRNMGAVDYDALIDRRPQKLVRNPESAFELYRIGDAVSARNTHAAIYDGLRLGKVL
- a CDS encoding TetR/AcrR family transcriptional regulator, which gives rise to MEQVTTSDAGWRGSPDLWLQAAYDALIENGVDAVRILPLAKTLDISRTSFYWFFKDREELLDALTARWRDKNTGALLRQTDAYAETIEEAVLNVFDCWLNRDLFDPAFEFAIRSWALQSAQVEEEVREADASRLEGLTRMFERFGFDKAIADVRARTIYLVQIGYISMRTQEETEVRLARIPHYVQAFTGQTPQQRELDRFLSRHSLNRY
- the dhaL gene encoding dihydroxyacetone kinase subunit DhaL is translated as MSETAARRLAHMFDAVSAAIEADRDRLSELDGAIGDGDHGTTMALGFQTVRSELSKLNLDDTDISTVLNTAATAFINAVGASTGPLYATGFRRAARATAGHNDLDLATSAAIIEAIGVGIRERGHGQRGDKTMLDAWLPAAEAAQAAVAENRSSTEFWDKVVAAATAGANTTRSMIATKGRAARLRERSLGHMDPGAASTVIILQAMARSAKKY